The Nocardioides panzhihuensis genome has a segment encoding these proteins:
- a CDS encoding metallophosphoesterase, producing the protein MLAAVVSTWLFLSSERQVVLAGHDSVLRPTLSGKAIIHTGPVLPDVRLDVGGPVGVDVTLGKTELRSMDELFERYAVLGSAPDGQRAVVVEMVESMLVAAVLRGAAISLTIVAGVVLIWRLPGSSRRADLRRQLSAATRTRHGLTAAGVGAVTVSLLAVAVWQPWGESIAPASDKEAGPVSGDWTLLADFLGPEIPVPDELAGVEVRGDAYANQTRRLVASAVDTYNSSRTFYEKVVEKVPDLALREPAEDETVVALVSDRHDNVGMDSVMRAIADEGGATGILGGGDDTSTGSDWETFSLDSLTDASDGLDKWAVTGNHDHGPTVGDYLADRGWTMLEGEVVDGPGGSTLLGAPDPRTSGLGNWIDEKGVSLEDAGSKLADIACASKEEGTPVATLLVHDPALGRETLRRGCATLVVGGHRHVHQGPTEVTGENGETGWTYTNGTTGGAAYAFAMGKIRRTAEVTLITYADGLPVGLQSIELETNGALTAHEYVPLERPAESE; encoded by the coding sequence GTGCTCGCCGCGGTGGTGAGCACGTGGCTCTTCCTGTCCAGCGAGCGTCAGGTGGTCCTGGCCGGTCACGACTCGGTCCTGCGCCCGACGCTGTCGGGCAAGGCGATCATCCACACCGGACCGGTGCTGCCCGACGTACGCCTGGACGTCGGTGGCCCGGTCGGTGTCGACGTCACTCTCGGGAAGACCGAGCTGAGATCGATGGACGAGCTCTTCGAGCGCTACGCGGTGCTCGGCTCGGCGCCCGACGGCCAGCGCGCCGTCGTGGTGGAGATGGTCGAGTCGATGCTCGTGGCGGCGGTGCTCCGTGGCGCCGCGATCTCCTTGACGATCGTCGCCGGCGTGGTGCTGATCTGGCGGCTGCCCGGCTCCTCACGCCGCGCTGACCTGCGCAGACAGCTGTCCGCCGCGACCCGGACGAGACACGGACTCACCGCTGCCGGCGTCGGGGCGGTCACGGTGTCGCTGCTCGCGGTCGCGGTCTGGCAGCCCTGGGGCGAGTCCATAGCGCCCGCATCAGACAAGGAGGCCGGCCCGGTCTCCGGTGACTGGACCCTGCTGGCCGACTTCCTCGGTCCGGAGATCCCGGTGCCCGACGAGCTGGCCGGGGTGGAGGTCCGTGGTGACGCCTACGCCAACCAGACCCGCCGGCTGGTGGCCAGTGCCGTCGACACCTACAACTCCAGCCGGACCTTCTACGAGAAGGTGGTCGAGAAGGTCCCGGACCTCGCGCTGCGGGAGCCGGCCGAGGACGAGACCGTGGTGGCCCTGGTCTCCGACCGACACGACAACGTCGGCATGGACTCGGTGATGCGTGCGATCGCCGACGAGGGCGGTGCGACCGGCATCCTCGGCGGCGGTGACGACACCTCGACCGGGTCCGACTGGGAGACCTTCTCCCTCGACTCCCTGACCGACGCGAGCGACGGCCTGGACAAGTGGGCGGTCACCGGCAACCACGACCACGGTCCGACGGTCGGCGACTACCTGGCCGACAGGGGCTGGACCATGCTCGAGGGCGAGGTCGTCGACGGTCCGGGCGGCTCGACGCTCCTCGGCGCCCCCGACCCCCGCACCAGCGGCCTCGGCAACTGGATCGACGAGAAGGGTGTCAGCCTCGAGGACGCCGGCTCGAAGCTGGCCGACATCGCCTGCGCCTCGAAGGAAGAGGGTACGCCGGTCGCGACGCTCCTCGTCCACGACCCGGCGCTGGGGCGCGAGACCCTGCGCCGGGGCTGCGCGACCCTCGTCGTCGGCGGCCACCGCCACGTGCACCAGGGGCCGACCGAGGTGACCGGCGAGAACGGCGAGACCGGTTGGACCTACACCAACGGCACCACCGGTGGCGCTGCGTACGCCTTCGCGATGGGGAAGATCCGCCGCACCGCCGAGGTCACCCTGATCACCTACGCCGACGGGCTCCCCGTCGGCCTCCAGTCGATCGAGCTGGAGACCAACGGGGCCCTCACCGCCCACGAGTACGTCCCGCTGGAACGCCCCGCCGAGAGCGAGTGA
- the nirD gene encoding nitrite reductase small subunit NirD: protein MSERIPLYEDGDWQHVCQVDELEVERGATALVHGQAVAIFRMSDDVVYALGNHDPFAKASVIARGIVGVRDGVPFVASPVHRHGFDLRTGQCLDDPHVTIPAYEVRVLDGVVQVGHRKTT, encoded by the coding sequence ATGAGCGAGCGGATACCGCTGTATGAGGACGGAGACTGGCAGCACGTCTGCCAGGTCGACGAGCTCGAGGTGGAGCGCGGCGCCACGGCGCTGGTCCACGGCCAGGCCGTCGCCATCTTCCGGATGTCCGACGACGTCGTCTACGCGCTGGGCAACCACGATCCGTTCGCCAAGGCGTCGGTGATCGCCAGGGGCATCGTCGGGGTCCGTGACGGGGTGCCGTTCGTGGCCTCGCCCGTCCACCGGCACGGGTTCGACCTGCGTACGGGACAGTGCCTGGACGACCCGCACGTGACCATTCCTGCCTACGAGGTCCGGGTCCTCGACGGCGTCGTCCAGGTCGGGCACCGGAAGACGACCTGA
- a CDS encoding alanine/glycine:cation symporter family protein translates to MTDILGAINGVIWSNWLVYLCLAAGVYFSVRSRLLQVRHFPEMIRLLARGEKSASGVSSFQALAMSLAGRVGTGNIAGVATAIAFGGPGAMFWMWAVAFLGASTSFVESTLGQIYKTRDPLTGEYRGGPAYYFSRAFAHTRARRYFTVYGFIFAAVTVLACGVLLPGVQANSMTASMTNAWGVPTWGVAIATVIVFAFVVVGGVKRIASFATLVVPFMAVAYVFVAMIVVFVNADKIPAVLSDIFSSAFGLHSTFGAVLGLAVMWGVKRGVYSNEAGQGTGPHAAAAAEVSHPAKQGLVQAFAVYVDTLFVCSATGFLILSTGAYRVFEDGSETGGVLVDGGILAAGAEVGPAYTQSAFDTVFPGVGASFIAISLAFFCFTTMVAYYYMAETNLRFIVGRFATVRLGGERGVTIGRVTTLALQAVILAASAYGCVSTASDAWTLGDIGVGLMAWLNILGILVLQQPAFKALRDYEKQKKQGLDPVFDPHALNITGATYWETYERKSERV, encoded by the coding sequence ATGACGGACATCTTGGGCGCCATCAACGGTGTCATCTGGAGCAACTGGCTCGTGTATCTGTGTCTCGCCGCGGGGGTGTACTTCTCCGTGCGGTCACGGCTACTCCAGGTGAGGCACTTCCCGGAGATGATCCGGCTTCTCGCACGCGGGGAGAAGTCGGCCTCCGGGGTCTCCTCGTTCCAGGCGCTCGCGATGTCGCTGGCCGGACGCGTGGGGACGGGCAACATCGCCGGGGTCGCCACCGCGATCGCGTTCGGTGGCCCCGGCGCGATGTTCTGGATGTGGGCGGTCGCTTTCCTCGGCGCCTCGACCTCCTTCGTGGAGAGCACGCTGGGCCAGATCTACAAGACCCGTGACCCGCTGACCGGCGAGTACCGCGGCGGGCCGGCCTACTACTTCAGCCGAGCCTTCGCGCACACCCGCGCCCGCCGCTACTTCACCGTCTACGGGTTCATCTTCGCGGCCGTGACCGTGCTGGCCTGCGGCGTACTCCTTCCCGGCGTCCAGGCGAACTCGATGACCGCCAGCATGACCAACGCCTGGGGCGTCCCGACCTGGGGCGTTGCGATCGCGACGGTCATCGTGTTCGCGTTCGTCGTGGTCGGCGGCGTCAAGCGCATCGCGTCGTTCGCGACGCTCGTGGTGCCGTTCATGGCGGTCGCGTACGTCTTCGTCGCCATGATCGTCGTGTTCGTCAACGCCGACAAGATCCCGGCGGTCCTCAGCGACATCTTCTCGAGCGCCTTCGGCCTCCACTCCACGTTCGGCGCCGTGCTCGGTCTGGCCGTGATGTGGGGCGTCAAGCGCGGCGTCTACTCCAACGAGGCGGGGCAGGGGACGGGGCCGCACGCGGCGGCGGCCGCCGAGGTCTCCCACCCGGCGAAGCAGGGTCTGGTCCAGGCGTTCGCCGTGTACGTCGACACCCTGTTCGTCTGCTCGGCGACGGGCTTCCTGATCCTGTCCACCGGTGCCTACCGGGTCTTCGAGGACGGCAGCGAGACCGGCGGTGTGCTCGTCGACGGTGGCATCCTCGCCGCAGGCGCGGAGGTCGGCCCGGCCTACACGCAGTCGGCCTTCGACACGGTGTTCCCCGGGGTCGGCGCCTCCTTCATCGCCATCTCGCTGGCGTTCTTCTGCTTCACGACGATGGTCGCCTACTACTACATGGCCGAGACGAACCTGCGCTTCATCGTCGGCCGGTTCGCAACCGTTCGGCTGGGCGGGGAGCGCGGGGTCACGATCGGACGGGTGACCACGCTTGCCCTGCAGGCCGTCATCCTGGCCGCGTCCGCGTACGGCTGCGTGTCGACGGCCAGCGACGCCTGGACGCTCGGCGACATCGGTGTCGGCCTGATGGCGTGGCTCAACATCCTCGGCATCCTCGTCCTCCAGCAGCCCGCGTTCAAGGCACTCCGTGACTACGAGAAGCAGAAGAAGCAGGGACTCGACCCGGTGTTCGACCCGCACGCACTGAACATCACCGGAGCCACCTACTGGGAGACCTACGAGCGGAAGTCCGAGCGGGTCTAG
- a CDS encoding uracil-DNA glycosylase, which yields MSALAGLVDKGLMASDWAEALAPAEPQIEQMGRFLRDELAARRPYLPDGDRIFNAFRRPLRDVRVLIVGQDPYPTIGHPIGLSFAVEKDVRPLPASLRNIYAELATDLDLKMPEHGDLSAWADRGVMLLNTSLTVRPGAPASHSKKGWEEVTGRAIDVLGKRGGPLVAILWGRHAQNFEPRLDKVPAIKSVHPSPLSARRGFFGSRPFSRANALLVEQGASPIDWSLPD from the coding sequence ATGAGCGCACTCGCCGGACTCGTGGACAAGGGCCTGATGGCATCCGACTGGGCCGAGGCGCTGGCGCCGGCCGAGCCGCAGATCGAGCAGATGGGCCGCTTCCTGCGCGACGAGCTGGCGGCGAGACGGCCCTACCTCCCCGACGGCGACCGGATCTTCAACGCCTTCCGGCGACCGCTGCGAGACGTACGCGTCCTGATCGTCGGCCAGGACCCCTACCCGACCATCGGCCACCCGATCGGCCTCAGCTTCGCGGTTGAGAAGGACGTACGTCCGCTGCCGGCGTCGCTGCGCAACATCTACGCCGAGCTGGCCACCGACCTCGACCTGAAGATGCCCGAGCACGGCGACCTTTCGGCCTGGGCCGACCGCGGGGTGATGCTGCTCAACACCTCTCTGACGGTGCGGCCCGGAGCTCCCGCCTCACACTCCAAGAAGGGCTGGGAGGAGGTCACCGGGCGGGCGATCGACGTGCTCGGCAAGCGCGGCGGGCCACTGGTCGCGATCCTGTGGGGCAGGCACGCGCAGAACTTCGAGCCGCGCCTCGACAAGGTGCCGGCGATCAAGTCCGTCCACCCCTCGCCGCTCTCCGCGCGCCGTGGGTTCTTCGGGTCCCGGCCGTTCTCGCGCGCCAACGCCCTCCTGGTCGAGCAGGGCGCTTCGCCGATCGACTGGTCCCTGCCTGACTAA
- the rlmB gene encoding 23S rRNA (guanosine(2251)-2'-O)-methyltransferase RlmB translates to MAGNSQRRGSIAKGRKKGAQAGTGGNRRKGLEGKGPTPKAKDRPYHKAHKAAQASEQRNKGPRKRSAGDAEWIIGRNSVVEALREDVPVNGLYVAEGAERDGRLREAFLLASEKGISLLEVTKVELDRMTGFNGHQGLAARIPAYEYAHADDLLDRAAEIGEKPLIVVLDQITDPRNLGAIVRSAAGFGAHGVVIPERRAAGITAAAWKTSAGAASRIPVAQTVNLTRQLKAYQEAGCMVVGLDMEGDITLPELGAPDGLADGPLVIVVGAEGGGLSRLVQETCDQIVSIPMANSVESLNAGVAASVVLYAVAEARR, encoded by the coding sequence ATGGCAGGCAACTCCCAACGTCGCGGCTCGATCGCGAAGGGCCGTAAGAAGGGTGCCCAGGCCGGCACCGGCGGCAACCGGCGCAAGGGCTTGGAGGGCAAGGGCCCGACCCCGAAGGCGAAGGACCGGCCCTACCACAAGGCCCACAAGGCGGCTCAGGCCTCCGAGCAGCGCAACAAGGGCCCGCGCAAGCGGTCCGCCGGCGACGCCGAGTGGATCATCGGGCGCAACTCCGTGGTCGAGGCGCTGCGTGAGGACGTACCGGTCAACGGTCTCTATGTCGCCGAGGGCGCCGAGCGCGACGGGCGGCTGCGCGAGGCGTTCCTGCTCGCCTCCGAGAAGGGCATCTCGCTGCTCGAGGTGACCAAGGTCGAGCTCGACCGGATGACCGGGTTCAACGGCCACCAGGGGCTGGCCGCGCGGATCCCCGCCTACGAGTACGCCCATGCCGACGACCTGCTCGACCGCGCTGCCGAGATCGGGGAGAAGCCGCTGATCGTGGTGCTCGACCAGATCACCGACCCCCGCAACCTGGGCGCCATCGTGCGTTCGGCTGCGGGCTTCGGCGCCCACGGCGTCGTGATCCCGGAGCGGCGTGCCGCCGGGATCACCGCCGCCGCCTGGAAGACGAGCGCCGGCGCCGCGTCCCGGATCCCGGTCGCGCAGACGGTCAACCTGACCCGTCAGCTCAAGGCCTACCAGGAGGCCGGCTGCATGGTCGTCGGGCTCGACATGGAGGGCGACATCACGCTGCCCGAGCTGGGCGCCCCCGACGGTCTCGCCGACGGCCCGCTGGTGATCGTCGTCGGCGCCGAGGGCGGCGGTCTCTCGCGCCTGGTCCAGGAAACCTGCGACCAGATAGTGTCGATCCCGATGGCCAACTCAGTCGAGTCCCTCAACGCCGGCGTCGCTGCGTCGGTCGTGCTCTACGCCGTCGCAGAGGCGCGTCGCTGA
- the pdxY gene encoding pyridoxal kinase PdxY has translation MQILSIQSHVAFGYVGNSAAVFPIQRLGHEVWPVLTVNFSNHTGYGAWRGPVVDADQVAGVIEGISERDGLSTVSAVLSGYQGDPAVGAVILDSVRRVKALNPRALYCCDPVMGDVGRGMFVREGIPEFMRDEVVPAADVITPNHFELNFLAGVESTETLEEVLAAVDVVRESGPSNVLVTSVITEDPTHLDLIAVSDEGAWSVTTPLLPISPNGGGDVTAAVYLSHLLSTGSTPTALGRTANTLFAILDRTLRSGRRELELIASQDDIANPPTTYEVTQLR, from the coding sequence ATGCAGATCCTCTCCATCCAGTCGCACGTGGCCTTCGGCTACGTCGGCAACTCGGCGGCCGTCTTCCCGATCCAGCGCCTCGGGCACGAGGTCTGGCCGGTGCTCACCGTCAACTTCTCCAACCACACCGGCTACGGCGCGTGGCGCGGACCGGTCGTGGACGCTGACCAGGTCGCCGGGGTCATCGAGGGGATCTCCGAGCGCGACGGTCTCTCCACCGTCTCCGCGGTGCTGTCCGGCTACCAGGGCGACCCGGCGGTCGGCGCGGTGATCCTGGACTCCGTACGCCGCGTGAAGGCGCTCAACCCGCGAGCCCTCTACTGCTGCGACCCGGTGATGGGCGACGTCGGGCGCGGGATGTTCGTCCGGGAGGGCATCCCGGAGTTCATGCGCGACGAGGTCGTTCCGGCGGCCGACGTGATCACGCCCAACCACTTCGAGCTCAACTTCCTCGCCGGCGTGGAGTCGACCGAGACCCTGGAGGAGGTGCTCGCCGCCGTCGACGTCGTCCGCGAGTCGGGTCCCTCGAACGTGCTCGTGACCTCGGTGATCACCGAGGACCCGACCCACCTCGACCTGATCGCGGTCTCCGACGAGGGGGCCTGGTCGGTCACCACTCCCCTGCTCCCGATCTCCCCCAACGGTGGTGGCGACGTCACCGCGGCGGTCTACCTCTCCCACCTGCTCTCGACCGGTTCGACCCCGACCGCTCTGGGACGCACCGCGAACACCCTTTTCGCCATCCTCGACCGCACCCTCAGGTCCGGCCGCCGCGAGCTCGAGCTCATCGCCTCGCAGGACGACATCGCCAACCCGCCGACGACGTACGAGGTCACTCAGCTCCGCTGA
- the cysS gene encoding cysteine--tRNA ligase, translating to MALRLYDSATREVRDFTPLQPGKASLYVCGLTVQSEPHVGHVRSGVNFDVLQRWLRASGYETTFIRNVTDIDDKILAKSADQGRPWYNLGYEMHRELDAAYASLNVARPTYEPLATGHIPEIVALIEELIAKGHAYAAEDGSADVYFDVRSWPTYGELSGQKVDDMEAAADADPRGKHDPRDFALWKGRKVSEPETASWPSPWGLGRPGWHIECSAMAGKYLGPAFDFHGGGLDLRFPHHENEQAQSRAAGRPFASYWLHNAWITTSGEKMSKSLGNSLVIPEVLKQVRGIELRYYLVAAHYRSHVEFSFEALHEAAVGFQRIEGFLERAASVMGASSMEVAPADGVPCADFVNAMDDDLGTPAAVAALHEVVREGNKLLADGDSPALRGVAASVRAMLDILGLDPADPAWGQASGEDEKLTGALDVLVRGVLDERAQARAAKDWARADAMRDRLKEAGIEIEDTPEGPKWSVN from the coding sequence ATGGCACTCAGGCTCTATGACTCGGCGACCCGTGAAGTACGTGACTTCACGCCCTTGCAGCCCGGCAAGGCGTCGCTCTATGTCTGTGGCCTGACCGTCCAGAGCGAGCCGCATGTCGGACATGTGCGGAGCGGGGTGAACTTCGACGTGCTGCAGCGCTGGCTGCGGGCGTCGGGCTACGAGACCACGTTCATCCGCAACGTCACCGACATCGACGACAAGATCCTGGCGAAGTCGGCCGACCAGGGCCGGCCCTGGTACAACCTCGGCTACGAGATGCACCGTGAGCTCGACGCCGCCTATGCCTCGCTCAACGTCGCCCGGCCGACCTACGAGCCGCTGGCGACCGGCCACATCCCCGAGATCGTCGCGCTGATCGAGGAGCTGATCGCGAAGGGCCACGCCTACGCCGCCGAAGACGGTTCGGCAGATGTCTACTTCGACGTGCGCTCCTGGCCGACCTACGGCGAGCTCTCCGGGCAGAAGGTCGACGACATGGAGGCCGCCGCCGACGCCGACCCGCGGGGCAAGCACGACCCGCGCGACTTCGCGCTGTGGAAGGGCCGCAAGGTCTCCGAGCCGGAGACCGCCTCGTGGCCCTCGCCCTGGGGTCTGGGACGGCCCGGCTGGCACATCGAGTGCTCGGCGATGGCCGGGAAGTACCTCGGTCCGGCCTTCGACTTCCACGGTGGCGGCCTGGACCTGCGCTTCCCGCACCACGAGAACGAGCAGGCGCAGTCACGCGCCGCCGGCCGACCGTTCGCGAGCTACTGGCTGCACAACGCCTGGATCACCACCTCCGGTGAGAAGATGTCGAAGTCGCTGGGCAACTCGCTGGTCATCCCGGAGGTCCTGAAGCAGGTACGCGGCATCGAGCTGCGCTACTACCTGGTCGCGGCCCACTACCGCTCCCACGTCGAGTTCTCCTTCGAGGCCCTCCATGAGGCGGCCGTCGGGTTCCAGCGGATCGAAGGCTTCCTGGAGCGGGCGGCGTCGGTGATGGGGGCCAGCTCGATGGAGGTCGCCCCGGCCGACGGCGTCCCGTGCGCCGACTTCGTCAACGCCATGGACGACGACCTCGGCACTCCCGCCGCTGTCGCCGCCCTGCACGAGGTCGTCCGCGAGGGCAACAAGCTGCTCGCAGACGGCGACAGCCCGGCGCTGCGCGGGGTCGCCGCGAGCGTCCGCGCGATGCTGGACATCCTCGGCCTCGACCCCGCCGACCCCGCGTGGGGCCAGGCGAGCGGCGAGGACGAGAAGCTGACCGGTGCGCTGGACGTACTGGTCCGCGGGGTCCTGGACGAGCGTGCCCAGGCGCGCGCCGCCAAGGACTGGGCCCGCGCTGATGCAATGCGAGACCGGCTCAAGGAAGCCGGGATCGAGATCGAGGACACCCCTGAGGGTCCGAAATGGAGCGTTAACTGA
- a CDS encoding rhomboid family intramembrane serine protease, protein MSQDSPTLPQRTNWLRAGGWALGFVALLWVLEATDYISGHQLDTLGIVPRTDAGLLGIVFAPVLHFGWAHLYGNTVPALVLGFLVLASGVGRGIVATLIIWVVGGVGVWVMSPPGSITAGTSMLIFGWLVYLIMRGLFSHRVSQIVIGVLIFLAYGSLLLGVLPGQTGVSWQGHLFGAIGGALAAWLLHDPSQKQAPKQAHKKTA, encoded by the coding sequence GTGAGCCAGGATTCCCCCACGCTGCCCCAGCGCACGAACTGGCTTCGGGCCGGGGGTTGGGCGCTCGGCTTCGTCGCCCTGCTGTGGGTGCTCGAGGCCACCGACTACATCAGCGGTCACCAGCTCGACACGCTCGGCATCGTGCCGCGCACCGACGCCGGCTTGCTCGGCATCGTCTTCGCGCCGGTGCTCCACTTCGGCTGGGCCCACCTCTACGGCAACACCGTGCCCGCGCTCGTCCTCGGTTTCCTGGTCCTCGCCTCTGGCGTCGGTCGAGGGATCGTGGCGACGCTGATCATCTGGGTGGTCGGCGGCGTCGGCGTCTGGGTGATGTCGCCTCCGGGCAGCATCACCGCCGGGACCTCGATGCTGATCTTCGGCTGGCTGGTCTACCTGATCATGCGCGGCCTGTTCAGCCACCGCGTCAGCCAGATCGTCATCGGCGTGCTCATCTTCCTGGCCTACGGCAGCCTGCTGCTCGGGGTGCTCCCCGGACAGACCGGCGTCTCCTGGCAGGGCCACCTCTTCGGCGCGATCGGTGGCGCGCTGGCAGCCTGGCTGCTCCACGACCCGTCCCAGAAGCAGGCCCCGAAGCAGGCCCACAAGAAGACCGCCTGA
- the ispF gene encoding 2-C-methyl-D-erythritol 2,4-cyclodiphosphate synthase, with translation MQLPLVGIGTDVHSLADGVPMHVAGLAFPDELQGLAGHSDGDVAAHACCDALFSAAGLGDLGSNFGTSEPEWAGAAGVALLAEAARRVREAGFEIGNIAVQVIGNRPKIGPRRDEANQALSTAAGASVTVTATTTDGLGLTGRGEGVAAIATALIAPRR, from the coding sequence GTGCAGCTTCCTCTGGTCGGCATCGGGACCGACGTACACAGCCTTGCCGACGGTGTCCCGATGCACGTGGCCGGCCTGGCCTTTCCCGACGAGCTGCAGGGGCTGGCCGGGCACTCCGACGGCGACGTCGCCGCCCACGCCTGCTGCGACGCGCTCTTCTCCGCGGCCGGCCTCGGCGACCTGGGGTCGAACTTCGGCACCTCCGAGCCCGAGTGGGCCGGAGCAGCCGGGGTCGCCCTGCTGGCGGAGGCCGCGCGCCGGGTCCGCGAGGCCGGCTTCGAGATCGGCAACATCGCGGTCCAGGTGATCGGCAACCGGCCCAAGATCGGTCCTCGGCGCGATGAGGCCAACCAAGCGCTCTCCACGGCGGCCGGCGCGTCAGTCACCGTGACGGCGACGACCACCGACGGTCTCGGGCTCACCGGACGCGGCGAGGGCGTCGCCGCGATCGCAACCGCGCTCATCGCGCCACGCCGGTAG
- a CDS encoding LLM class F420-dependent oxidoreductase yields the protein MKFGFFVPQGWRFDLVGIDPADQWTTMKDLATYADSGSSWESIWVYDHFHTTPVPSEEATHEAWSLMAGLGAVTSRVRLGQMCSCMSYRNPAYLAKVAATTDHISGGRIEMGIGAGWYEHEWRAYGYGFPEARDRLGMLREGVQIFQQAWTTGVSSLDGKYYQVDGAICQPLPIQKGRSGIPLWIAGGGEKVTLKIAAQYADYTNFLGDPETFKAKSDILAAHCESLGRDFSEITRSSNYNVVLGETEAEVADKLAAWKARLLPHLGEDKTAEIIANSSGPGALAGTPEQVVERLKAMEELGMTYAIGYFPDAAYDRSSLELFESQVIPELA from the coding sequence ATGAAGTTCGGTTTCTTCGTCCCGCAGGGATGGCGCTTCGACCTCGTCGGGATCGACCCGGCGGACCAGTGGACGACGATGAAGGACCTGGCGACGTACGCAGACTCCGGCTCCTCCTGGGAGAGCATCTGGGTCTACGACCACTTCCACACCACGCCGGTTCCGTCCGAGGAGGCCACGCACGAGGCCTGGTCGCTGATGGCCGGTCTGGGCGCGGTGACGTCGCGGGTGCGGCTCGGCCAGATGTGCTCGTGCATGTCCTACCGCAACCCGGCCTACCTGGCGAAGGTCGCCGCGACCACCGACCACATCAGCGGTGGCCGGATCGAGATGGGGATCGGCGCGGGGTGGTACGAGCACGAGTGGCGCGCTTACGGCTACGGCTTCCCCGAGGCCCGTGACCGGCTCGGGATGCTCCGCGAGGGCGTCCAGATCTTCCAGCAGGCCTGGACCACGGGCGTCTCGTCGCTGGACGGGAAGTACTACCAGGTCGACGGCGCCATCTGCCAGCCGCTGCCGATCCAGAAGGGCCGCTCCGGGATCCCGCTGTGGATCGCGGGTGGTGGCGAGAAGGTGACCCTGAAGATCGCCGCGCAGTACGCCGACTACACCAACTTCCTCGGCGACCCGGAGACGTTCAAGGCCAAGTCGGACATCCTCGCGGCGCACTGCGAGAGCCTCGGGCGTGACTTCTCCGAGATCACCCGCTCCTCCAACTACAACGTGGTGCTGGGCGAGACCGAGGCCGAGGTCGCCGACAAGCTGGCCGCCTGGAAGGCGCGGCTGCTGCCGCACCTCGGTGAGGACAAGACCGCCGAGATCATCGCGAACAGCAGCGGCCCCGGCGCGCTCGCCGGCACTCCCGAACAGGTCGTCGAGCGGCTCAAGGCGATGGAGGAGCTCGGGATGACGTACGCCATCGGCTACTTCCCCGATGCCGCCTACGACCGCTCCTCGCTCGAGCTCTTCGAGTCGCAGGTCATCCCCGAGCTCGCCTGA